The Mucilaginibacter mallensis genome has a segment encoding these proteins:
- a CDS encoding glycoside hydrolase family 3 N-terminal domain-containing protein, whose translation MREIRILICLFMMSISGIVKAQSIYLDTTKTLDERVNDLVSKLTLDEKVHQMMNVSPAIPRLNIPEYDWWNEALHGVARGGVATVFPQAIAFGATFDDKLINQVSTAISDEARAMYNAAQADNYHLRFDGLTFWTPNINIFRDPRWGRGQETYGEDPYLTATIGVAFVKGMQGNDPKHLKVAACAKHFAVHSGPERLRHVFNAQASSKDLYETYLPAFKALVNAHVEAVMCAYNRTNNEPCCGSNLLLDSVLRDQWHFKGHVVSDCGAIADFYMGHHVVPGQPEAVALAVKHGVDLNCGDEYPALVEAVKRGLITEKEIDAALSTLLKTRFKLGMFDPKGSSPYDKISTDVINSPEHRQLAKQVALESIVMVKNNGVLPLRNDLPKYFVTGPNAANEGALIGNYYGINPQMTTIMEGLASGISPASEMQYKQGILLDRPNANPIDWTTDDAKASNVTFVALGITGLLEGEEGEAIASPNFGDRLDYNLPQNQIDFLKKLRAGNKNKIVAIITGGSPMNLAEVQELADAVLLVWYPGEEGGHAISDIVFGKVSPSGRIPVTFPKSLDQLPAYENYSMKDRTYRYMTAEPMYPFGFGLSYTSFAYSPLKLSAAQVKKNITVQAESTVTNNGKTEADEVVQLYITNPDDGENPLFSLKGFKRIHLKPGESQNVQFALTPDILKSINDDGKAIQLAGNYHVYIGGSLPTKRSEDLGMPKCADVILKVK comes from the coding sequence ATGAGAGAAATTAGAATTTTGATTTGCCTGTTTATGATGAGCATCTCAGGTATTGTTAAGGCGCAAAGTATTTATTTGGATACTACAAAAACTTTAGATGAACGCGTAAACGACCTGGTATCAAAACTAACCCTGGATGAAAAAGTTCACCAGATGATGAATGTAAGTCCGGCTATACCGAGGCTTAATATTCCCGAATATGACTGGTGGAACGAGGCCTTGCATGGCGTTGCCCGTGGCGGCGTTGCAACCGTTTTTCCGCAGGCTATTGCCTTTGGTGCTACTTTTGATGATAAGCTTATTAACCAGGTTTCAACCGCCATATCAGACGAAGCCCGTGCCATGTACAACGCTGCACAGGCTGATAACTACCACCTGCGATTTGATGGCTTAACTTTCTGGACCCCCAATATTAATATTTTCCGCGACCCAAGATGGGGCCGGGGGCAGGAAACCTATGGAGAGGATCCCTATCTCACTGCTACAATAGGTGTTGCCTTTGTAAAAGGTATGCAGGGTAATGATCCCAAACATTTAAAAGTTGCTGCTTGCGCCAAGCACTTTGCTGTACATAGCGGCCCTGAGCGTTTGCGCCATGTTTTTAATGCGCAGGCATCGTCAAAAGACCTTTATGAAACTTATTTGCCTGCTTTTAAGGCTTTAGTAAATGCGCATGTTGAAGCTGTTATGTGCGCCTATAACCGTACCAATAATGAGCCTTGCTGCGGTAGTAATTTATTGTTGGATAGTGTGCTGCGCGATCAATGGCATTTTAAGGGACATGTAGTTTCAGACTGCGGCGCTATTGCTGATTTTTATATGGGGCACCATGTGGTGCCCGGTCAGCCTGAAGCTGTTGCGTTGGCGGTTAAACATGGGGTTGATCTGAATTGCGGCGACGAATACCCTGCCTTGGTTGAAGCCGTAAAAAGAGGCCTGATAACCGAAAAAGAAATTGATGCGGCATTAAGCACATTGCTTAAAACCAGGTTTAAGCTGGGTATGTTCGATCCTAAAGGCAGCAGCCCTTATGATAAAATATCAACAGATGTAATTAACAGCCCTGAACACAGGCAGCTTGCCAAACAGGTAGCGCTTGAATCAATTGTAATGGTTAAAAACAATGGTGTTTTACCATTAAGGAATGACCTGCCAAAATATTTTGTAACAGGCCCTAATGCAGCAAACGAAGGAGCGCTGATTGGTAATTACTATGGTATCAACCCACAAATGACCACCATAATGGAAGGCCTTGCTTCAGGCATTTCACCCGCCAGCGAAATGCAGTACAAGCAAGGGATATTACTGGACAGGCCAAATGCAAACCCAATTGACTGGACCACCGATGACGCCAAGGCATCGAATGTTACCTTTGTGGCCCTGGGTATTACAGGTTTGCTTGAAGGCGAAGAGGGTGAAGCCATCGCATCCCCAAATTTTGGTGACAGGCTGGATTATAACTTGCCACAAAACCAGATAGATTTCTTGAAAAAGCTAAGAGCCGGTAATAAAAATAAGATTGTTGCCATAATTACCGGTGGCAGCCCTATGAACCTGGCCGAAGTACAGGAACTGGCTGATGCCGTATTATTGGTTTGGTATCCGGGCGAAGAAGGCGGTCACGCTATTTCTGATATCGTATTCGGTAAGGTTTCACCTTCGGGGCGTATACCGGTTACTTTCCCAAAATCGCTTGACCAGTTACCTGCTTACGAAAATTACAGCATGAAAGACAGAACTTACCGTTACATGACTGCTGAACCTATGTACCCTTTTGGCTTTGGGTTGAGCTATACATCTTTTGCTTATTCACCGCTAAAACTATCGGCAGCACAGGTTAAAAAGAACATAACGGTACAAGCTGAGTCAACAGTAACCAATAATGGGAAAACGGAGGCCGATGAAGTGGTGCAGCTGTATATCACTAATCCTGATGATGGTGAAAATCCTTTATTTTCGCTTAAAGGCTTTAAACGTATACACTTAAAACCGGGAGAATCACAAAATGTGCAATTTGCGCTTACCCCCGACATCTTAAAAAGTATAAATGATGATGGTAAGGCTATACAGTTAGCTGGTAATTATCATGTATACATTGGCGGCTCGCTGCCTACAAAAAGAAGTGAAGATTTGGGCATGCCTAAATGTGCTGATGTTATTTTGAAAGTTAAATAA
- the uxuA gene encoding mannonate dehydratase has translation MFSNLEQTFRWFGPADPVTLSAIRQTGATGIVTALHHIPCGDVWSTDEIKHRNAVLNAAGFNWSVVESVNIHESIKTAGSSRDEYIDKYIATLKNLGGAGINVVCYNFMPVLDWTRTNLDFRLPNNASALRYSAPALAAFDLYILEREGAWREFSEQQKQNAKEYLDGISAEEKELLINTIMAGLPGTDEVFTIAEFKEHLKRYEHTDATKLKENLSYFLNAIVPTAEEQGIKMCIHPDDPPFPILGLPRVVCMEKDLEDVINACPSPNNGITFCTGSLGANDANDLPGIVSRLGEHIHFLHLRNVQREADGSFYEADHLGGSNDMYAIMKNVILEQKKRIVAGRDDIAIPMRPDHGHKILDDFNYKTYPGYSVIGRLKGLAELRGLEMGIKNSIG, from the coding sequence ATGTTTAGCAATTTAGAACAAACATTCCGCTGGTTTGGCCCGGCTGATCCGGTAACGCTAAGCGCCATAAGGCAAACCGGCGCAACAGGTATTGTTACCGCGTTGCACCATATCCCCTGTGGTGATGTATGGAGTACGGATGAAATAAAACATCGCAACGCGGTGCTTAATGCCGCTGGTTTTAACTGGTCGGTAGTGGAGAGTGTAAATATCCACGAAAGCATAAAAACAGCCGGGAGTTCAAGGGATGAGTATATTGATAAATACATCGCCACCCTTAAAAATCTGGGTGGAGCAGGCATAAATGTGGTTTGCTACAACTTTATGCCCGTGCTCGATTGGACACGCACTAACCTCGATTTCAGACTGCCAAATAATGCTTCGGCATTACGTTATTCTGCGCCTGCGCTTGCCGCTTTTGATCTTTATATCCTTGAACGCGAAGGCGCCTGGCGGGAATTCAGCGAACAACAAAAGCAAAATGCGAAAGAGTATCTCGATGGCATCAGCGCCGAAGAAAAAGAACTGCTGATCAATACCATAATGGCAGGCTTACCGGGTACCGATGAAGTATTTACCATTGCCGAATTTAAGGAGCACCTTAAAAGATACGAGCATACCGATGCTACTAAACTGAAAGAGAATCTGTCGTATTTTTTAAATGCGATTGTGCCAACTGCTGAGGAGCAGGGCATAAAAATGTGTATCCATCCCGATGATCCGCCGTTCCCGATACTGGGATTGCCAAGGGTTGTTTGTATGGAGAAGGATTTGGAAGATGTGATAAATGCTTGTCCATCCCCCAATAATGGCATTACATTTTGTACCGGCTCATTAGGGGCAAATGATGCTAATGATTTGCCGGGCATAGTTAGCAGATTGGGCGAACACATACATTTTCTGCATTTACGCAATGTACAGCGTGAGGCCGATGGCAGCTTTTACGAAGCGGATCATTTAGGAGGCAGTAACGATATGTACGCCATTATGAAAAATGTGATCCTCGAACAAAAGAAAAGAATTGTAGCCGGCCGCGATGATATAGCCATCCCCATGCGCCCGGATCATGGGCATAAAATACTGGATGATTTTAATTATAAAACTTACCCGGGTTACTCGGTAATTGGCAGGCTGAAAGGGCTGGCGGAACTGCGGGGACTGGAGATGGGTATTAAAAACAGCATTGGTTAA
- a CDS encoding endo-1,4-beta-xylanase — protein MIKKFLAFSIILQLCTVFTRAQTMHTVGLKDYYKDYFPIGVAVSAQDLQNPDEAKLIVQQFNSITPENAMKMGPIHPEENRYNWKDADAIVAFAQANGLRVRGHNLCWHEQTPAWFFKDDKGNLVTKEVLLKRLKDHITTVVNRYKGKIYAWDVVNEAIDDDSTKFLRNSLWYQICGGDFIIKAFEYAHEADPNAVLFYNDYNTERPEKRDRVYKLLKLLIDAKVPINAVGIQAHWSIYEPSQADLIETIKKFSSLGLKVQVTELDMSIYPWEKNRRAMRPGESDAYTPELEQKQGAQYANVFKIFRDYEDVITGVTFWNIYDGKTWLDTYPVAGRKNYPLLFDQNMQPKKAYWKVVDFK, from the coding sequence ATGATAAAGAAATTCTTAGCTTTTTCTATTATACTTCAATTATGCACAGTATTTACGCGGGCGCAAACCATGCATACAGTGGGTTTAAAAGATTATTATAAAGATTACTTCCCCATCGGCGTAGCAGTTTCCGCACAGGATCTTCAAAACCCCGATGAGGCTAAACTTATAGTTCAGCAGTTTAATAGCATAACTCCTGAGAACGCTATGAAAATGGGACCTATCCATCCCGAAGAAAATCGTTACAATTGGAAGGATGCTGACGCGATCGTAGCCTTTGCACAGGCAAATGGCCTGCGGGTAAGGGGGCATAATCTTTGCTGGCATGAGCAAACGCCCGCCTGGTTTTTTAAGGATGATAAAGGCAATTTAGTAACCAAAGAAGTATTGCTTAAACGCTTGAAAGATCACATTACTACGGTAGTTAACCGGTACAAAGGCAAAATATATGCCTGGGATGTAGTTAACGAAGCTATTGATGACGATAGTACCAAGTTTTTACGTAACTCGCTCTGGTACCAGATCTGTGGTGGAGATTTTATTATCAAAGCCTTTGAATACGCGCATGAGGCCGACCCCAATGCTGTTTTATTTTACAACGATTACAATACCGAGCGCCCCGAAAAAAGGGACAGAGTTTACAAACTGCTAAAGCTATTAATTGATGCCAAAGTGCCTATAAACGCGGTGGGTATACAAGCACACTGGTCAATTTATGAGCCATCACAAGCAGATCTTATCGAGACCATTAAGAAGTTTTCTTCATTGGGTTTAAAGGTGCAGGTAACAGAGCTCGATATGTCTATCTACCCATGGGAAAAGAACAGGCGCGCTATGAGGCCGGGTGAATCAGATGCATATACCCCTGAACTGGAACAAAAACAGGGAGCCCAATACGCCAATGTGTTTAAGATCTTCCGCGACTATGAAGACGTAATTACAGGTGTAACCTTTTGGAATATTTACGATGGAAAGACCTGGCTCGATACTTATCCGGTGGCAGGCAGGAAAAATTATCCTTTACTGTTCGATCAAAACATGCAGCCTAAAAAGGCTTACTGGAAAGTGGTTGATTTTAAATAG
- a CDS encoding glycosyl hydrolase 115 family protein: MCRIYRCLYVIVFSLSIVVNTYAQSPGSKSYISFKLNKGYFPLADQGKVASLYAEDSDYAGIMIAVKSLQADIQKVTSSSPILLTNDIAATKAVIIIGTLGKNKLIDKLVSERKLDASSITGKWEAHVTQVINDPFPGVKQALVIAGSDKRGTIYGVYDLSAQIGVSPWYWWADVPVKQQPNLYVMPGKYTDGSPTVKYRGIFINDEAPAFSGWAKEKFGGVNHLLYTKMFELILRLKGNYLWPAMWGNAFNDDDKLDPVLADEYGIVMGTSHHEPMDRAQQEWKRYGSGAWNYETNADTLRAFWKRGIENMGTKETIVTVGMRGDGDMPMTEGSNIALLEKIVADQRKIIADVTHKDASATPQMWALYKEVQDYYDKGMRVPDDVTLLLCDDNWGNIRKLPKLNEPARKGGYGIYYHFDYVGDPRNYKWLNTNPISKTWEQMHLAYEYGAKQVWVVNVGDLKPMEFPISFFLDYAWSPDKWPASRLDEYKRQWAAQQFGSKYAAEIADILTAYTKYNGRRKPEQLDQNTYSLTNYREFENVVNDYNKLRDKAQQLYKIIPQQYKDAYYQLVLHPVEACANLNELYYAAAKNKLYALQGRSATNLIAADVKELFKKDSAISHHYNKEMANGKWDHMMDQTHIGYTYWQEPRVNKMPAVSTIQIPAAAQMGVAVEGSELWWPQEQSQATLPGFYPGCGGHYIEVFNRGSQAFNFTATTTSPYITIEPKSSSVTTQQRIWVNINWAKMPKGIKSVPITITGADNRTVTINAVINNLLPLNNIGFNENNGYVSIEAEHYTKAINSNGIKWQSIPNYGRTLSGIMPAPVTAKSQVPAGNSPHLEYVVNMIDTGWVNVKAYISPTLDFTNSKGLHYAISMDNGQPQLVNINADESTAAWGKNVSDNIKILETKLHVAGSGKHVLKYWMVDPAVVLQKIVIDAGGEKPSYLGPPESGFNPGSTSAVKK; the protein is encoded by the coding sequence ATGTGCAGGATCTATAGGTGTTTATATGTAATCGTATTTTCTTTATCGATAGTGGTAAATACTTATGCCCAATCGCCGGGTAGCAAGTCTTATATCTCATTCAAATTAAATAAAGGATATTTCCCGCTTGCCGATCAGGGTAAGGTAGCGTCCCTATATGCCGAAGACAGCGATTATGCAGGAATAATGATAGCCGTTAAAAGTCTGCAGGCGGATATTCAAAAAGTTACTTCAAGCTCACCTATTCTTTTAACAAACGATATTGCAGCTACAAAAGCGGTAATAATTATCGGTACACTGGGCAAAAATAAACTGATAGATAAGCTGGTAAGCGAAAGAAAACTGGATGCAAGCAGCATTACCGGTAAATGGGAAGCACATGTAACGCAGGTTATTAATGATCCTTTTCCTGGCGTAAAACAAGCGCTGGTGATAGCCGGTAGTGATAAGCGCGGAACTATTTATGGCGTATATGATCTTTCGGCGCAAATAGGTGTATCGCCATGGTATTGGTGGGCCGATGTGCCTGTGAAACAGCAACCCAATTTGTATGTAATGCCCGGTAAATATACCGATGGGAGTCCGACCGTAAAATACCGTGGCATTTTTATTAATGACGAAGCGCCTGCATTTTCGGGTTGGGCCAAGGAAAAGTTTGGCGGGGTTAACCACCTGCTGTACACCAAAATGTTCGAGCTTATTTTGCGCTTAAAGGGCAACTATTTGTGGCCCGCTATGTGGGGCAATGCTTTTAATGATGATGATAAGCTCGACCCTGTATTGGCTGATGAATATGGCATTGTAATGGGCACTTCGCACCACGAACCTATGGACCGCGCGCAGCAGGAATGGAAACGTTATGGCTCCGGTGCATGGAACTATGAAACCAATGCCGATACCTTACGTGCTTTCTGGAAAAGGGGCATCGAAAACATGGGCACTAAGGAAACCATCGTAACCGTAGGTATGCGCGGTGATGGCGATATGCCGATGACCGAAGGCAGTAATATAGCTCTACTGGAAAAAATAGTTGCCGACCAGCGGAAGATCATAGCCGATGTTACCCATAAGGATGCTTCAGCAACACCGCAAATGTGGGCCCTATACAAGGAGGTGCAGGATTATTATGACAAAGGCATGCGTGTACCCGATGATGTTACCCTGTTGCTGTGTGATGATAATTGGGGCAACATCCGCAAATTGCCAAAGTTGAATGAGCCTGCCCGTAAAGGCGGCTATGGTATTTACTACCATTTTGATTATGTGGGTGATCCGCGTAATTACAAATGGCTCAACACAAATCCTATCAGTAAAACATGGGAACAAATGCATCTGGCTTATGAATACGGCGCTAAACAGGTTTGGGTAGTAAATGTAGGCGACTTGAAACCTATGGAATTCCCGATCAGTTTCTTTTTGGATTATGCCTGGTCGCCCGATAAATGGCCTGCAAGCCGCCTTGATGAATACAAACGCCAGTGGGCGGCGCAGCAATTTGGCAGCAAATATGCCGCAGAGATCGCGGATATTTTAACTGCCTACACCAAGTATAACGGTCGGCGTAAACCCGAACAGCTTGATCAGAATACGTATAGTTTAACTAATTATCGTGAGTTTGAAAACGTAGTGAATGATTACAACAAACTGCGCGATAAAGCTCAACAGTTATATAAAATTATACCACAACAATATAAAGATGCTTATTATCAGTTAGTGCTTCATCCGGTTGAGGCCTGCGCCAATTTAAATGAACTGTATTATGCTGCTGCGAAAAATAAGTTATATGCGCTACAAGGCAGATCGGCTACAAACTTAATAGCTGCTGATGTGAAGGAACTGTTCAAAAAGGACTCGGCCATATCGCATCACTACAACAAAGAAATGGCTAATGGCAAGTGGGACCATATGATGGATCAAACCCATATTGGCTACACCTACTGGCAGGAGCCACGGGTTAATAAAATGCCGGCCGTAAGTACTATCCAAATCCCGGCAGCAGCGCAAATGGGGGTAGCTGTTGAGGGCTCTGAACTATGGTGGCCTCAGGAGCAATCCCAGGCGACTTTGCCGGGCTTTTATCCCGGTTGTGGTGGCCATTATATCGAGGTTTTTAATCGCGGCAGCCAGGCTTTTAATTTTACTGCTACAACAACATCGCCCTATATAACAATCGAACCTAAGAGCAGCAGCGTTACCACGCAGCAGCGTATTTGGGTAAATATTAACTGGGCAAAAATGCCAAAAGGTATTAAATCTGTACCTATAACTATCACTGGTGCTGATAATCGCACAGTTACCATTAACGCGGTTATAAATAATTTACTGCCATTAAATAACATTGGTTTCAATGAAAACAATGGCTATGTAAGTATTGAGGCTGAACACTATACAAAAGCTATTAACTCCAATGGTATTAAATGGCAAAGCATCCCCAATTATGGCCGCACGCTATCGGGTATAATGCCTGCGCCGGTTACAGCAAAATCACAAGTTCCCGCAGGCAATAGTCCGCACCTGGAGTATGTTGTAAATATGATTGATACCGGGTGGGTGAATGTAAAAGCCTATATATCGCCAACGCTTGATTTTACAAATTCAAAAGGCTTGCATTATGCTATTTCTATGGATAATGGGCAGCCTCAGTTGGTTAATATCAATGCTGATGAATCAACGGCTGCCTGGGGTAAAAATGTGAGCGATAATATCAAGATACTGGAAACGAAATTGCACGTTGCCGGCAGCGGAAAACATGTTTTAAAATACTGGATGGTTGACCCTGCAGTTGTATTGCAAAAAATTGTTATTGATGCAGGTGGTGAAAAGCCCAGTTACCTCGGCCCACCTGAAAGTGGGTTCAATCCCGGTAGTACTTCCGCTGTAAAAAAATAA
- a CDS encoding SusC/RagA family TonB-linked outer membrane protein, whose product MGKILRTVLLFMSFLVCARVMAQNQGTVVKGVVTDDKGVTVPGASVTVKGTQNGTVTDINGAYTIQVPAQGKILVFSFIGMETKEVVIGNKLLVNVSLIPTSTALSDVVVIGYGQQKRQDVNGAISSVTAKDIANIPQVSVDQMLEGKAAGVTIQQNAGGPGSNTSVHIRGISSLSGTNEPLYVIDGIAISGDANNISTTGKSVQISPNNGENGVSPLTFLNPADIESIDILKDAAATAIYGSRGSNGVIIITTKRGKSGSGKISYNGFYGTQNQGKELKMMDLQQYATLENQLADIIGNPRRGEFANPSLLGQGTNWQDAIFQAAPIQSHQLAFSGANNGTDYYISGGYLKQDGTVIGNNFDRYTFRATVNSQVKPWMSIGATVAGSRSNQNTSLSNNTGIIYTALLSAPDQAVYNADGSFAGPSAGQVGAQINPVAQALLITNTLGQDNYNADVYSDLKFTKDLTLRSEFDADINSSVAKYFNPAYDYDPLHDVPTATLQEYRTNSTYWDWKEYLTYHHVFAQKHDLTVLGAYELVNSVYNANAANISNFVAGNSLQSLNLGSASTAGVGEYVGNNDILQSEFARAIYTYNSKYSLTATIRADRSSKFAQGHQTGYFPSAAVSWRLSDEAFMTDIKKVADNLKLRVSYGQTGNQNVPSYLYGAVLNAVPTGAGTGFAVGNIANPNLQWETAIQEDIGLDFGLFNDRITGTVDVFNKTSKNFLFQATLPAFLLGGVADYSGAAAINPPEINGGGVQNRGFEFSINSKNITSKDFSWSTTLNFSHYANKVTALAPGTPYITGQITTSFLTLPVTRTVVGGPIGEFYGYKVAGIFKTDEQLKNAPIQFGQPVTSNPGGTWLGDIQYVDENHDGKIDASDQVPLGNPNPTFTYGISNTFNYKSFDLTIFLNGSYGAKLLNALDYQIANLGSEYQNQLASVANFWSPSNPTSNIPRPAAGANANLNMSDRFIESGSYLRIQNVTLGYNLPARWANYLKMSRLRVYATGQNLYVFTPYKGLDPEVGAANQNVFLTGVDQGRYPSPRTISFGINADF is encoded by the coding sequence ATGGGAAAAATTTTACGAACTGTATTACTGTTCATGTCCTTTTTAGTTTGTGCCAGGGTAATGGCGCAAAACCAGGGAACAGTAGTCAAAGGTGTAGTAACGGATGATAAAGGGGTTACCGTCCCAGGCGCTTCCGTTACTGTTAAAGGAACACAAAATGGAACGGTTACCGATATAAATGGTGCTTATACAATCCAGGTTCCGGCACAAGGAAAGATCCTTGTGTTTTCATTTATAGGGATGGAAACAAAAGAAGTGGTTATTGGAAATAAATTGCTGGTAAATGTTTCTCTTATCCCCACCTCTACTGCATTGTCTGATGTAGTTGTTATCGGTTACGGTCAGCAAAAACGGCAGGATGTAAACGGCGCTATTTCGTCTGTTACAGCCAAGGATATCGCGAACATACCGCAGGTAAGTGTCGACCAGATGCTGGAAGGCAAAGCCGCTGGTGTTACCATTCAACAAAATGCAGGTGGCCCGGGTAGCAATACCTCGGTGCATATTCGTGGTATAAGTTCATTAAGCGGTACCAACGAGCCTTTATATGTAATTGACGGTATTGCCATATCAGGCGATGCAAACAATATAAGTACTACAGGTAAATCGGTACAGATCTCACCAAACAATGGTGAGAACGGTGTTAGCCCCCTTACTTTCCTTAACCCGGCTGATATTGAATCAATTGATATATTAAAAGACGCGGCAGCTACCGCAATTTATGGTAGCCGGGGTTCAAACGGTGTAATTATCATCACTACCAAAAGAGGTAAGAGCGGGAGTGGTAAAATTAGTTACAATGGATTTTATGGCACCCAAAACCAGGGCAAAGAGCTTAAAATGATGGATCTTCAGCAATATGCTACTCTTGAAAACCAACTGGCCGATATTATTGGTAACCCAAGGCGTGGTGAATTTGCAAACCCTAGTCTGCTTGGGCAGGGTACTAACTGGCAGGATGCTATTTTCCAGGCAGCTCCAATTCAAAGCCATCAGCTTGCCTTCTCGGGCGCTAACAATGGTACTGATTATTATATTTCAGGTGGATACTTAAAGCAAGACGGAACGGTAATCGGTAATAATTTTGACAGGTATACTTTCCGCGCGACTGTTAATTCACAGGTTAAACCCTGGATGAGTATAGGCGCTACTGTTGCCGGAAGCCGCAGCAATCAGAATACCTCGTTAAGTAACAATACAGGTATTATATATACCGCGTTATTAAGTGCGCCCGATCAGGCTGTATACAATGCTGATGGCTCATTTGCTGGTCCGTCTGCCGGGCAGGTAGGCGCGCAGATAAACCCTGTGGCACAAGCCCTATTAATTACCAATACCTTAGGTCAGGATAATTATAACGCCGATGTATATTCAGATTTGAAATTTACAAAGGATTTAACCTTACGCTCTGAATTTGATGCTGATATCAATTCATCAGTTGCCAAGTACTTTAACCCGGCATATGATTATGACCCTTTGCATGACGTTCCTACGGCAACACTACAAGAGTACCGTACAAACTCAACTTATTGGGATTGGAAGGAATATTTAACTTATCACCATGTATTTGCCCAAAAACATGACCTTACTGTTTTGGGAGCTTATGAGTTAGTAAACTCAGTTTATAACGCTAACGCTGCCAATATATCAAACTTTGTGGCCGGTAACTCCCTACAATCATTGAATTTAGGAAGTGCATCAACCGCAGGTGTTGGCGAGTATGTTGGTAATAACGATATATTGCAATCAGAGTTTGCACGCGCCATTTATACCTATAATAGTAAGTACAGCTTAACTGCCACTATAAGGGCTGACCGTTCATCAAAGTTTGCCCAGGGCCATCAGACCGGTTATTTCCCATCAGCCGCCGTATCGTGGAGATTATCCGACGAGGCATTTATGACTGATATTAAAAAAGTAGCCGATAATCTTAAATTAAGGGTTTCATACGGACAAACCGGTAACCAGAATGTGCCCAGCTATTTATATGGCGCAGTACTTAATGCGGTACCTACAGGTGCAGGGACCGGATTTGCTGTAGGCAATATTGCTAATCCAAACCTGCAATGGGAAACCGCTATACAGGAAGATATCGGCCTTGATTTCGGTTTGTTTAATGACCGTATAACAGGTACAGTTGATGTTTTTAATAAGACCTCTAAAAACTTCCTTTTCCAGGCAACACTTCCGGCATTCTTGTTAGGCGGCGTAGCTGATTATTCAGGTGCGGCAGCAATTAATCCACCTGAAATTAACGGTGGTGGTGTACAAAACAGGGGATTTGAGTTCAGCATTAATAGTAAAAATATTACTAGTAAGGATTTCTCATGGAGCACAACGCTAAACTTTAGCCACTATGCCAACAAAGTTACTGCACTGGCTCCCGGAACGCCTTATATAACAGGGCAAATTACAACCAGCTTCCTAACCTTACCGGTTACACGTACAGTTGTTGGCGGCCCTATCGGTGAATTCTACGGATATAAAGTGGCAGGCATATTTAAAACTGATGAGCAGTTAAAAAATGCGCCAATTCAATTCGGCCAGCCTGTAACAAGTAACCCTGGTGGCACCTGGCTAGGTGATATTCAGTATGTAGATGAAAACCACGATGGGAAAATTGACGCGAGCGACCAGGTTCCTTTAGGTAATCCTAACCCGACGTTTACTTATGGTATCTCTAACACATTTAACTATAAATCATTCGATCTTACTATTTTCCTTAACGGATCATATGGTGCCAAGCTCCTGAACGCGTTAGATTACCAGATTGCCAACCTGGGAAGTGAGTATCAGAACCAACTGGCATCAGTTGCAAATTTCTGGAGCCCAAGTAACCCAACTTCAAATATCCCAAGGCCGGCCGCAGGTGCAAACGCTAACCTAAACATGTCAGACAGGTTTATTGAAAGCGGTTCATACTTAAGGATACAGAATGTAACGCTAGGCTATAACCTGCCAGCCAGATGGGCAAACTATTTAAAAATGAGCAGGCTAAGAGTATATGCAACCGGTCAGAACCTTTACGTGTTCACACCTTATAAAGGACTTGATCCTGAGGTTGGAGCGGCTAATCAGAATGTGTTCCTTACAGGAGTGGACCAGGGAAGATACCCCAGCCCGCGTACAATTTCATTTGGTATAAATGCAGACTTTTAA